One window of Candidatus Tokpelaia hoelldoblerii genomic DNA carries:
- the psd gene encoding Phosphatidylserine decarboxylase proenzyme (bhsal12060), which produces MSIMRSVRNNFAPIHPEGYPFIAIFFILSLVLGWLWDPLFWFGLVLTVWCIYFFRDPERVTPIDENQVTSPADGRISFVGKTAPPENLGLALPECLRISVFMSVFDCHVNRAPVTGAVKRVVYCPGRFFNAELDKASEHNERNGLVIAAKHGEVGIVQVAGLIARRIVCWAKESDEIVAGKRFGLIRFGSRLDIYLPPEAKSCVSVGQLAIAGETILAAFDDRAEITDFRLD; this is translated from the coding sequence ATGAGTATTATGCGGTCTGTTCGCAATAATTTTGCCCCGATTCATCCTGAAGGGTATCCGTTTATTGCGATTTTCTTTATCCTGTCGCTTGTTCTTGGCTGGTTGTGGGACCCGCTTTTCTGGTTTGGCCTGGTGCTGACAGTCTGGTGCATCTATTTTTTCCGCGACCCGGAACGGGTAACGCCGATTGATGAAAATCAGGTGACAAGTCCGGCGGATGGCCGCATTTCCTTTGTCGGCAAAACCGCGCCGCCGGAAAATCTTGGCCTCGCCCTGCCGGAGTGTCTGCGCATTTCGGTATTCATGAGTGTGTTTGACTGCCATGTCAACCGCGCGCCGGTGACCGGTGCTGTCAAACGGGTTGTTTATTGCCCGGGGCGGTTTTTCAATGCTGAACTGGACAAGGCAAGTGAACATAATGAGCGTAATGGTCTGGTGATCGCCGCAAAACACGGCGAGGTCGGCATTGTACAGGTTGCGGGGCTGATTGCGCGGCGCATTGTCTGCTGGGCGAAAGAGAGTGATGAGATCGTGGCCGGCAAACGCTTCGGGCTTATCCGTTTTGGTTCGCGGCTGGATATTTACCTGCCGCCCGAGGCAAAATCCTGCGTCAGTGTCGGTCAACTGGCGATTGCCGGAGAAACGATTCTGGCTGCCTTTGATGACAGGGCGGAAATTACAGATTTCAGGCTTGATTAA
- a CDS encoding CDP-diacylglycerol--serine O-phosphatidyltransferase (bhsal12050) — protein sequence MKTPSPFPPFDSDQQDDDGVKHRSIPLRFVVPNIITTMAIVAGLSSIRMGLDGRFDVAVIMLLIAAFLDGMDGRVARAIKGSSRFGEQLDSLADAINFGVVPAFLAYIFILDKMGDIGWLAALVYAVACCLRLARFNVMLEDKNRPQWQKNYFVGIPSPAGGVALLLPVYLSHLGMEIDDWMAGIFCIYTLLVALLMVSNLPVWNGKSVSAGLRRDIVVPVLLVVVVYLVLLVSYMWQTLAISCLVYLALLPVSAWVYHRRVRYEAKQEQ from the coding sequence ATGAAAACACCTTCTCCATTTCCTCCTTTTGATTCAGACCAGCAGGATGATGACGGTGTAAAACACCGTTCCATCCCCTTGCGCTTTGTGGTTCCCAACATCATCACCACCATGGCGATTGTCGCCGGGCTGTCGAGTATCCGGATGGGGCTTGACGGGCGCTTTGATGTGGCGGTTATCATGCTGCTGATTGCCGCCTTTCTTGACGGCATGGACGGGCGGGTGGCGCGCGCCATCAAGGGCTCCTCGCGTTTTGGCGAACAGCTGGATTCGCTGGCGGATGCGATTAATTTCGGTGTTGTGCCGGCTTTTCTCGCCTATATTTTCATTCTGGACAAAATGGGCGATATCGGCTGGCTGGCGGCGCTTGTTTATGCGGTTGCCTGCTGTTTGCGGCTGGCGCGCTTCAATGTCATGCTGGAAGACAAGAACCGGCCCCAATGGCAGAAGAACTATTTTGTCGGCATTCCCTCGCCTGCCGGTGGTGTTGCGCTGTTGCTGCCGGTTTACCTGAGCCATCTGGGGATGGAGATTGATGACTGGATGGCGGGGATTTTCTGTATCTATACGCTGCTGGTGGCGCTGCTGATGGTCAGCAACCTGCCGGTGTGGAACGGCAAGTCAGTCAGCGCTGGCCTGCGGCGCGATATTGTTGTGCCGGTTCTGCTGGTTGTTGTTGTTTATCTTGTGCTGCTGGTCAGCTATATGTGGCAAACGCTTGCCATTTCCTGCCTTGTCTATCTGGCGCTTTTGCCGGTGAGTGCGTGGGTTTATCACCGCCGTGTCAGGTATGAGGCAAAACAGGAACAGTAA